A DNA window from Litorivicinus lipolyticus contains the following coding sequences:
- the lepB gene encoding signal peptidase I, with protein MENFDFAAALFWAVVATGVLWIFDKLVTAKKRVPQDSDPWWVEYGAGFFPVLFVVFAVRSFAYEPYQIPSESMMPTLKVGDFILVNRWTYGLRAPLSGDVMIPISEPERGDVMVFRFPKQTNVAYIKRVVGLPGDVIELNNKRLTVNGQAVELQGVTGPEIPVRVDQFTETMGMHQFPTWRDKLRPARDGRWVVPEGEYFMMGDNRDNSNDSRFWGFVPDHLIIGQAVSVWMHWDEFFSLPSFADVRSIP; from the coding sequence GTGGAAAATTTTGATTTTGCAGCGGCCCTATTTTGGGCTGTGGTGGCCACCGGGGTGCTGTGGATTTTCGACAAATTGGTGACCGCGAAAAAACGCGTGCCCCAAGACTCGGATCCTTGGTGGGTTGAATACGGGGCGGGCTTTTTCCCGGTCTTGTTCGTGGTGTTTGCGGTCCGCAGCTTTGCCTACGAGCCCTACCAAATACCGTCCGAATCGATGATGCCGACCTTGAAAGTGGGCGACTTTATTTTGGTCAACCGCTGGACTTATGGCCTGCGGGCGCCGTTGTCGGGCGACGTCATGATTCCCATCAGCGAGCCCGAGCGTGGCGACGTGATGGTCTTCCGTTTCCCCAAACAGACCAACGTGGCCTACATTAAAAGAGTGGTGGGGTTGCCAGGTGACGTCATCGAGCTGAACAACAAGCGTCTGACGGTCAACGGCCAGGCGGTTGAGTTGCAAGGCGTAACGGGACCTGAAATCCCGGTTCGTGTTGACCAGTTCACCGAGACGATGGGGATGCACCAGTTCCCGACCTGGCGCGACAAACTACGCCCGGCGCGCGATGGACGCTGGGTTGTCCCCGAAGGCGAGTACTTCATGATGGGTGACAACCGGGATAACTCCAATGACTCGCGCTTTTGGGGCTTTGTGCCGGATCACCTGATTATTGGTCAGGCGGTCTCGGTTTGGATGCACTGGGACGAGTTTTTCAGCCTGCCGAGTTTTGCAGATGTTCGCTCGATTCCGTAG